In the genome of Campylobacter avium LMG 24591, the window TGCGTAGCCTTAAATTTAAAGAACTTTGAGGCCGAAAATATAGTCATCGATCCTGTTATGTTTGCAAAAAATGGTTTTGCCTTAATGCCACCGCAAAACTGTGAGCATTTTAAAAAAACCATGCTAAGCCTTGCTGATGTCTTAACTCCAAACATACCAGAAGCACAGTATTTATGTGGCTTTGAGATAAAAAATCAAGATGACATGATCAAGGCTGCTAAAACCTTAAGATCCTTAGGTGCTAAGGCCGTGCTTGTAAAAGGAGGCCACAGAGATGATAACGCCGATGATGTCTTGTATGATGGCAAGGAAATTTATATCTTAAAATCTCAAAAAATAGATACTAAAAACACACACGGAACCGGCTGCACGCTTTCGTCAGCCATAGCTTCAAATTTAGCCAAGGATTATGATTTGTACGAGGCGGTTAAAAAGGCAAAAGATTATGTTTATAGCGCTATCTTGCATTCTTTAGAGCTTGGCAAGGGTTGCGGGCCGACAAATCATTTTTATTTTCTTAAGGACTAGTCTTGAATTTAAGCTTTTATCTTGTGGCTTCTAAAGATAAGCTTAGCGAGGAAAAATTTTTAAATATACTAAAAGAGGCCGTAAAAGGCGGAGTTTGTGTAATTCAGCTTAGAGAAAAAAATCTTTGTGCTAGGGATTTTTATAAATTAGCGATGAGAGTAAAAGCACTTTGCGATGAGCTAAAAACTACTTTGATTATAAATGATAGAGTGGATATAGCCTTGGCTGTTAATGCCTGCGGGGTACATTTAGGACAAGATGATTTGCCACTAAAAGAGGCTAGAAAGCTTTTAGGAAATGAGAAAATCATAGGCATAAGCACTAAGACAAAAGAACAAATCGATGAGGCGTGTAAATTTGGTGCTACTTATGTAGGCTGTGGGGCGATTTATAAAAGCCTTACAAAAGATAGCTCCGTGATAGGACTTAAGGGACTTAACGAGCTTACAAGCCACATAAAAGAAAAAAAATACTCCCTAAAAACAGTGGCCATAGGTGGCATAAAGGATGAAAATATCTTATCTTTCAAGGGAATGTTTGTCAATTCTCTAGCCTTTTCATCCGCCATTATGCAAAGTGAAAATGTTTATCAAACCTGCTTGGATATAAAAAATAAACTTGAAGCTGTTTTGTCCAGATAAACTGCTTAAAATTGTATAAAATTTACACAAAAAAGCACTTTTTTATCAAAAATTCAAAAAAAAAGCTTTTACAAAAAAAAAAAAACGATAAAATAAAAATTTGCAAAAATAAAAACAAAAGGAAAATTCATGAAAAATATAAAAAAGGTTCTAGGTTCGCTCGCCTGTGTGGCCTGTCTAAGCACTGCTGCTGTGGCTGAGGATGATGGGCTTTATTTGGCTGTTGAGCTTGGTGGGGGCGAGGCTAAATTTAAGCAAGATATAGATACTACTACAAGCGTGGTGGGTGTACTACCCATACCAGCACAAAATAGAGTAGGCGACATCACAGCTAACAACAGCATGCCAAATTTGATGTTAAAATTCGGTGACAAGTCCTTTTTTAACGAAAATTTTGGTTATAGAAAATATGTGTATTTTGGTTATGGATACAGCTCTATGAAAAATGTATCTTATAACGGGGGCTTAAGCATTATGCAAGGCGTTTCAAACGGCTCTATCTTTACTACTACTAACAACACTTATTATAACAATGTCTTAGAGTATGGTATCGGTGCTGATGTGCTTTATAATTTCATGAACAAAGGCTCTGATAGCTTTGGTGTTTATGCTGGCGTGGCAATAGGTGGCGAAACTTGGATAGCAAATGGAAAAAGATATAAGCCTCAGCAAGGCCCGGGCGAATCTTATGCAAATTTCCAAACCATACTAAATGTAGGTCTTCGCGGAACTATAGCTAAAAACCATGGCATAGAAATAGGCGCTAGATTTTACATGCTTGAATCACAAATTTTTGAAGGACACGGCACATCGTCTTTAATGCAAGCTGCGGGAGATGCTATAGCTGGTGCTATTGGAGGAGGAGTGCCAATTACAACTACAACAGTTATAAACAACACTACAACAAAGATGAAAAGACCGGTAGTTGCTTACCTAAGCTATGTGTATAATTTTTAATTAAAGCCTCTCAAAGTCCTAGTGCTTTGGGAGGGAAATTCTTAGTTTTAAAATAATATTTTGAAAGCCTAAGCAAAAGAAAGCTTTTGTATAGGTTTTTTGTTTTTCTTTAAAGCTCACAAAGCAAATACATATCAAATCTCGGTTTGTCTTGGCTTGTGCGAATACACAAACACCAAAAAGCATTTGCTCAAAAAGCAAATTATATATTTTTTAAAGCTTTCTTATGTAAGACTTGCGGGTCTTAAAATTCCCACAATGTCTTGCGAAAAATTAAAACAGTGTTTAGGCTGTAAATTTAAGCGTCTTACTGTACTTTGTAGCTTTTAATTAAATTTATGAAATTTTCAATTTTTAAAGCAAAGGAGCCAACCAAAACACCGTCGCAGTCTTTTATGCTTAGAATTTCATTTATATTTTTATCATTCACACTGCCGCCGTAAAGTAAAGGAGCCTTAGTTTTAGAAGTCAAAAAGCTTAGCACTTCAGCTATATCCTTACTACCTGCACTAAGTCCTGTGCCTATGGAGTATATGGGCTCATAAGCTAGGATTAAATTTTCATAGGCTAAATCTATGTCTTTGATTTGTGCTGCTAAAAACTCTTTTGTTTTATTTTCTTTTTTTGTGTTTAAATCCTCTCCTATGCAAAAGATTATCTTGTATTTATGCTTTTTTGCAAAGTCAAATTTAGCCCTTATAAGCTCATCATTATCGCCCAAGGCTCTTCTTTCAGAGTGTCCTATCAATACAGCTTTTACGCCAAATTCGTCTAAATGCTCTTTGCCAAGCTCGCCTGTGAAAGCTCCGTTTATGCAAGGGTAAAAATTTTGCACTCCTAGTTCAAACTTAAAATCTCCTTGCAACAAGGCCGTGCTAGGAGGAAAGACAAAGACTTCTCTTTTATTTAGCCCTAAAAATTCATTCAGCCTTTTTGCGTAAAGTTCAAAGGAGGCTCTGCTGTGATTGCATTTTAAATTTGCTGCAAATATCACTGCTTTATCCTAAGCGGCTTAACTCCGGGCAATTCCTTACCCTCTATAAGCTCTAAAGAAGCACCACCACCTGTCGATATAAAGGTCATCTCATCAGCGTCCCCAGCCCTTGCAACAACATCAGCAGTATCGCCCCCACCTATAACAGTTGTAGCGTGGCTTTCGGCTATGTAGTGGCTCATCTTTATGCTACCCTTGCTAAATTTATCTATCTCAAAAACACCCATAGGACCATTCCACCAGATAGTATGAGCATCAGAAATCACTTCCTTAAAAAGCCTCACGCTAGCAGGACCTATGTCAAGCCCCATATAGCCATTTGGAATTTCTTGGCAAGGCGAAAAATGTATCATCGCATCTTGTGAGCAAGTTTGCGCACTTACCACATCAACAGGCAGGTAAATTTTCACGCCTAAATTTTTGCCCTTGATTAGAATTTTATTTGCTTCTTCTATCAAGTCTTCTTCTAAAAGCGAATTTCCTATATCATAGCCAAGTGCCTTTAAGAAGGTAAAGGCCATACCTCCGCCTATGATTAATTTATCAACCCTTGGTAAGAGATTTGTTAAAGCTTGTAGCTTCCCGCTTACCTTAGAGCCTCCAACTATGGCCACAAAAGGTCTAGCAGGTTTTTTTATCAAATTTTCAGCAAATTCTATCTCTTTTAAAAGTAAAAAGCCAGCCGCCTTTTTATCATCATCAAAGAAATTAGTTATAGCCTCTACACTAGCGTGTGCTCTATGACAAACCCCAAAGGCGTCATTTATGTAAATTTCAGCCATAGAGGCTAGTTCCTTAGCTAGGTTTTCATCGTTTTTTGTCTCGCCCTTTTCAAAACGCAAATTTTCAAGCATTAAAATTTCACTAGCGGGTAAGTTCTTAGCCTTTGTTTTTGCGTCCTCTCCCACGATGTCTTTAGCTAGTAAAACTTCTTTTTTAAGTAGTCTTGCAAGTCTTTTTGCAACGGGCTCTAGTGAGTATTTTGAGCTAATTTCTTTTGGGCGTCCAAGATGAGAGGCTAAGATAACAGCACAGCCATTGTCTAAACAATATCTTATCGTAGGGATTGCAGAGCGAATTCTTCTATCATCTGTTATGTTTAAAAACTCATCCTGAGGTACATTAAAATCGCACCTTATCAAGACTTTTTTACCGGCTAAGTCTATGTCTTTTATGGAGATTATCTCGTTTTTTTCATCTAACATATTTTTCCTTTAGTTCTTATCAGCCACATAAACAGCCATATCCACAAGCCTTGATGAGTAGCCCCATTCATTATCATACCAAGCTATAATCTTTACAAAATCATCGCAAATTACCTGTGTTAAATCACTTGCCACTATAGCACCATAAGATGAGCCTATGAAATCGCTTGAAACTCTCTCATCATCATCCACGGCTAAAAAGCCCTTTAAATTCGTAGCGGCTGCCTTTCTAAAGGCTTCATTTAGCTCATCCTTGCTTACTTTTTTGCCAAGCTGTGCGGTTAAATCAACGCTTGATACATCTATGACAGGCACACGCATACTTTGGCCGTGAAGCTTGCCGTCAAGCTCTGGCATAACAAGTTTCATAGCCTTTGCAGCTCCGGTTGTGGTTGGGATGATGTTTTGTGCTGCGGCTCTACTTCTTCTTTTATCCTTTGTTTTTGCGTCTATTATGCTTTGTCCATTTGTATAAGCGTGTATGGTAGTCATAAGTCCTTTTTGAATTTTAAAATTATCCTCTAAAACCCTACACACAGGACCTAAGCAGTTTGTGGTGCAGCTTGCATTTGAGATGATTTTTTCTCCTTTATAAAGATGAGAATTTACACCCATCACATAAGTAGGCGTATCATCCTTTGCAGGTGCTGACATAATTACTTTTTTAATACCCTTATCTAAAAAGTCCTTGCATTTTTCAAGCTTTAAATGCACTCCTGTGCATTCTAAAACTATATCAGCACCAAAGGCTGCAAAATCAAGCTCTTTTATATCTCTACTTTTAAATACCTTTATCCTCTTGCCATTTATGAGCAAATCATCATCTACGCTATCTATCTCGCCCTTAAATTCGCCATGCACGGTATCATACTTAAAAAGGTATTTCGTAAGTTCTATATCGGTAGTGTCATTTATAGCTACAAGCTCTACATCATCTCTTTGTAAAACTATCCTTGCTACACATCTTCCAATGCGACCAAAGCCGTTTATCGCTATCTTTACAGCCATTTTCTTTCCTTTTTGAAAATAAATGTTGAAATTCTACAAAAAAAAGGTTAAAATTAAATTATGAAGATAGCACTTTTTGGAGGAAGTTTTGACCCACCTCATTTTGGACACGATGCCATTGTCAAAAAAGCCTTGCAAAGCCTTGATATAGATAAACTCATCATCATACCAACTTTTATAAGTCCTTTTAAAAGCTCTTTTAAGGCTGATGAGAAAAAGAGATTTGAGTGGGTTAGTCTTATTTGGCGAAATTTAGAAAGGCTTGAAATTTCAGATTATGAGCTTTTGCAAAAAAGGCCTGTGCCTAGCATAGAAACGGTGGAGTTTTTTGAAAAAAAGTATGAGTGCGATAAAATTTATCTCATCATAGGAGCTGACCATTTAGAAAAGCTAAGCTCTTGGTATAGATATGAGGATTTACGAAAAAAGGTAGAATTTGTGGTTGCAAAAAGAGGAGAGATAAAGATACCAAAGAGCTTTAAAATTTTAGATATAAGTGCTGATATTTCATCAAGTTTTATAAGGGAAAATTTATATATAAAGGCGGTTGATACACATATAAAAGATGATGTATTTAAATGCTACTGCAAGGATAAGAATGAAAAGAGTTGAAGAGATAGTAAAAATTTTAGAGGATAAAAAGGCTGAGGATGTAGAAATTTTGGATATGAGAGATAGTGAGTATTTTGTGTCTTTCGTAGTCATTGCTACCACCTTAGCACAAAAACACGCCGCTTCTTTAGTGGATGAGCTAAAAATGAGGCTAAAGGCGCAAAATGAGAGCTTTTTAAATATAGAAAGCAGCGATGAATGGAGCGTACTTGATTTAGGCGACATACTTATACATCTTTTAAGCGAGGATTATAGAAAAATTTATGACATAGAAAGCTTTTTAAAAGAGCTTAAAAAGAGATAAGAAAGGATTTGTAAATGTCTAAATTTTGCCTAGCAAAGCAGGGCTTTGAGAGCAAGTTTGTTTATAATTTAAAGGGACTATATTATAGAACTTTTAGAAAAAATAACTTAGAAAAACTTTTATCAAAATTACTTTTAGAGTATGACGATAAAATAAATGAGATAAAACAAAGGCTTGATTATTACTGTGATTTTAAAGAGCTTCCTAAAATTTACAATAACACCTACTACAAAGACGGCGGCTCGGTGTATTGGTTCGATTTTTATAAATATTTTATTTTGATAAGAGCTTGAAATACAATCTGGAATTTGGCGATGTAAATTACGAGGCAAAAGAGCCCTCCTTTGCAAAAAGCAGGCCTGTAAAGATAGAAAAAAGTAATAATATTTTATTAAAACTTGAAGCAAGAAGGCATTTTAGATTTTTAAGCAAAGATTTCTTAAGCTCTGTGCCAAGATATGAGGATAAGCTAGATAAGGTATTTTTTAGGGGAGGGTGCTATCAAATTCATAGACGTGAATTTATGAGAAAGCATTTTGGCAAGACTTTTTTAAACGCAGCACATATAGGGCATAAAAATTCTTTAAAAGATAAGGAGCTTAAAAGCTGGGCTACAAATAAAAAAGCTTCCTTAAAAGAACATTTAAATTATAAGCTTATATTAAATCTTGAGGGAAACGATGTGGCTAGCAACTTAAAATGGCTAATGAGTTCAAATTCACTAGCAATAATGCCAAAGCCAAAATTTGAAACTTGGTTTATGGAGGGAAAATTAAAAGAAAATTTTCATTATCTTCTTATCAAAGATGATCATATCGACTTTGAGGAGAGAGTGAGCTTCATCTTAGAAAATACAGAGTTAGCAAAAGAAATCATAGCGAACGCAAATTTATACTGTGAGAAATTTAAAGATGAAAAGCTTGAAACGCTTTTAAATTTGCTAGTTTTAAGGAAATTCTTTTATCTAAGTGGACAAATTGATGTGAGTAATAAGGAGAGAATTTTATTTGAAGCTTAATTTTGCTTAAGAATAAGGTTTGCACCCTTAGCAGGACTAGTTTTAGCCACTCATTTGTCATAATTAGCTTGAGTTAGAATTTACCAGCCTTTTGAGCTAGTAAATTTCAGCTATCATACACTTTTTTATCAAGTGTTTTTAAATTTTTAGCAGTGCAAAGTGCCGAAGTCATAGCACCTGATACATTACTAGCTGTTCTTGCCATATCTATGATAGGATCTATGGCTAGTATAAGGCTTAACATCATAAAATTATCCCCAAAGCCAAGTCCAGCCAGCATGATAGAAGCAGCCATTGTCGCACTTCCCGGAACTCCTGCTATGCCCAAAGAGCCAAGCACGGCTACAAGCACTATCATAAGAGCAAAAGAAATATCAAATTCCACGCCCAAAGCAAAGCAAACAAATACAGCAGCCATAGCAGGAAAATATCCAGCACAGCCGTTCAGTCCTGTGGTGCTGCCTATGGAAGCTACGAAATTTGCTACCACAGGACTAACTCCTAGCTTTTTTTCTAAGACAGAAACCGTCATCGGTAGCGTTCCAAGAGACGATCTAGAACTAAAGGCAAAAAGCCACACGCTAAAGGCTTTTTTAGCGTATTTTATAGGGTTAAGCCCTTGAGAAAGTAGTAGTAAAAAATGCACTCCAAACATTATAAACATGGCTACATAAGTAAGCACTATGAAAAGGCCGGCCGTTTTTATGGCTTCAAAGCCATTGCTAAGTATTACATTTGACATCATGCAAACAACAGCGTATGGCATAAATTTTATAACTATTTTTGTCATGTTCATCATTATGCCGTGGGAAATATTTATGAAATTTTCAAAGCTAACAAAGGCTTTTTCATACTCTGCTTGTTTTGAAATTTGCTTTGCGCAAAGTCCTATTAAGAATGAAAAAATCACTATGGCTATTATGTTTTCTTTACTGTAAGCTGTTATGAGATTGCTTGGGATTAAATTTAAGATTATGCTTGAAAAGCTTTGAATTTCTCTTAGCTCTCTTGCTCCAGCATTGTCATTAAAATTAGAGCCTAAATCAAACATATACGCCAATGCAAGTCCTATAATAGCGGCTATTGCTGTGCTAAAAAGTATCCAAAAAAGGCTTATGCTAAGCAAGGAGGAAAGTTTGATGTTTTTATCGATTTCTATAATAACCTTTATTATACATACGCTTACAAGAGGGATTACAAGCATTTTTATAAAGGCTACAAACACAGAGCTAAAAAAGGAGAAATAATGCTTAGCTTCCTTAAACCACAGCACCGCATTTTCTTTGTCTGGAAAATCGGCAAAAAATTGCAATACAAATCCAAAGCCAAGCCCCACAATAAGCGCGATAAACATCCTAAACGAAAAGTTGTATTTAAAATCACGCATTTTTTTAAGCAGATAAAATATCACAAAAAGTGTGAGCAAAACAAACACGGTTTGCGGTGTAGAAATCATTATAAAATTTTGAAAAAATGCCAAATTCATACTTACCTTTCAAGTTTTTTGCCCCTATGCTATCAGCAAAAAACTTAAAATAAGATAAATACTATCTTATTTACTAAAGTAAGCTAAATTTGCCGCTAAAATACGCTAGTATTGAGTATAGGTCACTACCTATACTCTCCTTTCTCTCCAGCTAAGATAACCTTTACCTGAGCATCGTAAAAATAAGCTTCTTGTGAATTTGCGTAAAAATTTTTATTATGATTCCAAAGCAAAAGATCTAAATCCTTTTCAAAGCCTCTTTCTTTTACTGTGAAATTTGCATTTTTTACTTTTTCATAAAGCTTATGAGGAAATGAAATGGCATTTATAGCTTTGCTATCTATCACTTCTTGTATATGCTTTTTGGCCTTTTCATCAAAATTTTCCTCATTAAAAGTTAAGTAATAACTTGTGTAAAATCCAGCTTCTTTAAAAAGTGCCAAAGCCTTGTAATTACGACTTTCTATAATGAAATTTTTTATATCAAAATCACTTTCTTTTGAAATTTGCAAAAGTGTTTTTAAGGCTTTTTCTTTATTGTTTTCATCTAAATTTTTAAAATCAAGCCAAATTTTAGCTTCAAAACCACTTTCTTCCTTTCTTTTTGAGACTAAGTTTAGCATAGTTTTTAAGTCCAAATTTATAGATGTATCCTTGCCATCGTGTCCCACATCAAAATAATTATCTAAAAAATACACATCTATTTCATAATTTTGATAAATCTTGCTAAAATCCTCAAATTTCTTAATTTCATTAGTTCTGTGTAACCAAATTTTAGCAGGTGCTTTAAATGGATAAGCTTGTTTTAATTCTAAGTCATAATCCCTACTTTCCACATAAAGTCTCTTTCGTTTTTCATCGTAATTTTGCGAAAAGATAGAGTAAGTTTCATCATAATCCTTGCTATAAATTCCTAAAATATCTAAAAAAGAATGCAAGAAATTATCATTCATAAAAGCTTTTTCTTGCGCTTTTTGTATCCTTTGAAGTACTGCAGGATAAGAGCTTTTAAAAGAATCACTTAGAAAAATCATAAAAGGAATTTCAGCCATATATCTTGATGGTGAGACGTGAGTGTGCCCGTAAAGGTCTCTAAAATCATACACCTCATCGCCATGATCACTAAAATAAAAGATGATTGCTTCCTCGTCTTTAAAATGCTTAAAAATCTCACTCACAACAAAGTCGTTATAATACACTGCATTAAGATAATGAGACTTTATCCTAGCTTGTTTTTTGCTTAGTTTCTCACTTTCATTTAGTTTGTCAAGTTTGTTATCTTGTAAATCCTTTTCGCTAAATTTATCAAAGTTTTTAGGATATCTTTGCTCATAAGATACGTGAGTTCCCATAAGATGAAAGACATAAAATTCAAAGTCTTTGTCCTCCTTGATATTAGGAAGTTCTTTTATAAGCCCCTCATCTTTTGCGACTGATTTAGTAGAAAAAGCTTTGCCTATGTATAAATTTTTATGAGCTCTTCTTGCTATGCTTTCGGGTGCATTGCCATACACAGAAATAGCTTCTTGGTTAGAAAGCCAGTAGGTGTAGTATCCTGCCTTTTTCATCAAATCAACTATATTCATATGCTTAAACCAAGGTTTTGAGGCATTTTCATAATTTATAAATGTTAAGGCTCTACTAAGTGCTGGATTTGTATTGCTATGAGATGAGATCACATCCTTAAATACAAAAAGATTGCCTTCTTCTTTTATTTTGTCTAAATTTGGAGTAGTTTTTAAAGGATAATTATACAAACTCATATAATTTCTTTGCGTAGATTCGCCTAGTATTAAAACTACCTTTGGAATTTTAAGTTTATTTGTGACGGAGTAATTGTTTTCATCAAAGTCATCTAGAAGCTTTTTAAGGCTTTCTAACTCATTTATATATTTATTATTTTTTCCAAAAACAGAGCTTAAAACCTCGTAGTTTTGCAAAAGTATTATATCATCGCTTAAGTATGCTTCGTGTTTTTTTATCACTTGAAAAAGACAGAGCAAGAAAAGCAAAATTTTAAAGATGTCTAAAAGGTGGTATTTGTTTGGGATATTTATTTTTTTAAAAGGAAGTTTAAAGATTAAAACAGAAATGATTATAAAAAGAGCAATCCCCCCCCCCGTCTTCATTGTTAGGTAAGAGCTGAAAAATTCATTAATCTCTGCTACTCTTGTTAAAAACAAAACCTCAACAAAGGCAGCATTTAAAAAAGAATCAAATTGTAAAAACAAAAAAGTATTTACAATAGCAAGCACAAAACAAATGCCTACAAGCAGCCTTTGTAAAAAGGTATTTAAAAATTTTGGCAAAAAAGCAAGTATAAAAAATAAGACAAATAAAACAGCAAAATTTCGTCTCAAAAATACAGACATTTTTTCCAAAAACTCCCAAAAACCAGGATATACTAATGGCGATAAATGCACCAAAGCAAGCAAGAAAAGATTTGTAAAAAGAATGTAAATAAAAGCTCTGTTTATAATGACAGGCATAAAGTCTCCTTAATCTGAAAAAATACTTTTGTTTAGTATATTCTTTATAGTGTGATAGGATATAAAAACTATCATAAGGACTAAAGCAAGAAATATGAACAAGGCAAAATTCATAAAAAATGACGAAGCGCTTAATTCATAAGCTTTAAAACAAGCTATGCACATAGCTGCACTTGGAAAGGTAAAAGCCCACCAAGATAAAGCAAAATTTAGCTTTAAAAAGTTTTTATACATAAATACTAATAATATACTAAAAAACAAGGCTAAATTTAAAAGCATTATAGCAAAAACATCAAAGCTATTAGTTAGTTTTAAATAGTCTAAAAAGCCAACCGAAGGCGGCGCTATCATTATAAAAAGCGTTGGCATAAATTTATTTGGAAGTTGTGAGTGAAATAAAATCCTGTAAAAAATGATACAAAAAAGAACCAACCAAAAAAACATAGCCAAAGAAAAATAAAACCAAAGCCAAGGCTCAACCGTTCTAGCTCCTACAATTATAATCAAATTCCCAACCACTGGTATAAACCAAGCCGGGCTTGAATGCTCTATCTCTAAATTTTTATTTATCCAAAAAGAAATGATATAAAAGCTCAAATAAGTTTGAAGGACTAAGGCTATATAAAATAAAGTATCGTGCAAGAACACAAAATCTTGCCATAAATTTGCTAAAATCAGCAAAGATATAGGAAAGGTGGAAAAGAAATTTATCTTTATGGTATTAGAAAATTCTTTTTTGACCTCATCAAAATGTTTAAATATCTTAATAATATAAAGCAAAGTTATAAGACAAAACAAAAAGCTTACAAAAAATCTAAGAAGTATGAAATAAAAATCAGAAAAAAATGCTATTTTTATAAGCTCCCTATAAGCCATAGCAAAGCCTCCAAGCCCCATAGTAACGGCAAAAAACATAATGTGAAAATGAGCTAAATTCATAATTTTCCTTTTGTTATA includes:
- a CDS encoding sulfatase-like hydrolase/transferase — its product is MPVIINRAFIYILFTNLFLLALVHLSPLVYPGFWEFLEKMSVFLRRNFAVLFVLFFILAFLPKFLNTFLQRLLVGICFVLAIVNTFLFLQFDSFLNAAFVEVLFLTRVAEINEFFSSYLTMKTGGGIALFIIISVLIFKLPFKKINIPNKYHLLDIFKILLFLLCLFQVIKKHEAYLSDDIILLQNYEVLSSVFGKNNKYINELESLKKLLDDFDENNYSVTNKLKIPKVVLILGESTQRNYMSLYNYPLKTTPNLDKIKEEGNLFVFKDVISSHSNTNPALSRALTFINYENASKPWFKHMNIVDLMKKAGYYTYWLSNQEAISVYGNAPESIARRAHKNLYIGKAFSTKSVAKDEGLIKELPNIKEDKDFEFYVFHLMGTHVSYEQRYPKNFDKFSEKDLQDNKLDKLNESEKLSKKQARIKSHYLNAVYYNDFVVSEIFKHFKDEEAIIFYFSDHGDEVYDFRDLYGHTHVSPSRYMAEIPFMIFLSDSFKSSYPAVLQRIQKAQEKAFMNDNFLHSFLDILGIYSKDYDETYSIFSQNYDEKRKRLYVESRDYDLELKQAYPFKAPAKIWLHRTNEIKKFEDFSKIYQNYEIDVYFLDNYFDVGHDGKDTSINLDLKTMLNLVSKRKEESGFEAKIWLDFKNLDENNKEKALKTLLQISKESDFDIKNFIIESRNYKALALFKEAGFYTSYYLTFNEENFDEKAKKHIQEVIDSKAINAISFPHKLYEKVKNANFTVKERGFEKDLDLLLWNHNKNFYANSQEAYFYDAQVKVILAGEKGEYR
- a CDS encoding SLAC1 anion channel family protein, with the protein product MNLAHFHIMFFAVTMGLGGFAMAYRELIKIAFFSDFYFILLRFFVSFLFCLITLLYIIKIFKHFDEVKKEFSNTIKINFFSTFPISLLILANLWQDFVFLHDTLFYIALVLQTYLSFYIISFWINKNLEIEHSSPAWFIPVVGNLIIIVGARTVEPWLWFYFSLAMFFWLVLFCIIFYRILFHSQLPNKFMPTLFIMIAPPSVGFLDYLKLTNSFDVFAIMLLNLALFFSILLVFMYKNFLKLNFALSWWAFTFPSAAMCIACFKAYELSASSFFMNFALFIFLALVLMIVFISYHTIKNILNKSIFSD